DNA sequence from the Novosphingobium sp. KACC 22771 genome:
CGGTCGTAGTTCGACGAGGCATAGTTGGCCAGCGGCACGTCGAAGAACTTGTAGGCTTCGCCGTCCGGGTTGAACATCGAGGCCATGATCTTGGCCATGTCTTCCGGATGCCAGGCCAGCGTCACCTTCTTGCGCTGCTCGGCAGGGTTCAGCTTTTCCAGAGCTTCGCGGCCGTGGAATTCGTGGTCGAACTTCACGAACGAGCCATAGCCCAGTTCCCACGGGTTGAGGTAATAGTCTTCGATGTTGTCCGAGACGAAAGAACCGCCGATCGAGCCGGTGGCTTCATACGAATCGGCGCCCAGCCATTCGCGGAAACCCTTCATCTTTTCGCCGGTGTAGATCGCGGGCAGCGGCGAGGGGATCCAGCCCGATTCCAGCGTGTTCGACGGATAGGCGCGGCTGCCGCAAGCGATCAGGCCGAATTCCTTGCCCGCTTCGAGGATGGCGGCGCGGATTTCTTCCTGCTCGGCATAGGGGCCCCAGATTTCAAGGCCCGGCGCGCCCGACATGCCGTGGCGCAGCGTGCGCACGGTCTTGCCGGCGATATTCATCGTCGACATGTTAAAGAACTTGAGCTGTTCGAGCGGACCGCCATGCAGCTTTTCGATCACGGCCCATGCGTTGGGGCCCTGGATCTGGAAGCGCCATTCCTTGCGGGTCACGGGCTTGCCCATCGGGCGCATCGGCGAACGGTCGTCCAGCTCGATTTCGACGTCATAGCCGCCGGTTGCCGCGTGATAGCGCAGCCAGTTCGAGGCGGGCGCGCGGCCGACATAGGTAAAGCTCTGCTCTTCTTCCCAGAAGATGATGCCGTCGCCGATCACATGGCCATAGGGCGTAGTCGGAACGTACTGCTTCGCCTTGTTGACGGTC
Encoded proteins:
- the ligM gene encoding vanillate/3-O-methylgallate O-demethylase; translated protein: MAAQNLEQVLAGTDNIVEMLRNSQLGAYVYPVVAPEFSNWRSEQWAWQHSAVLFDQSHHMVNLYIRGKDAHKLLSDTMINSSKGWTVNKAKQYVPTTPYGHVIGDGIIFWEEEQSFTYVGRAPASNWLRYHAATGGYDVEIELDDRSPMRPMGKPVTRKEWRFQIQGPNAWAVIEKLHGGPLEQLKFFNMSTMNIAGKTVRTLRHGMSGAPGLEIWGPYAEQEEIRAAILEAGKEFGLIACGSRAYPSNTLESGWIPSPLPAIYTGEKMKGFREWLGADSYEATGSIGGSFVSDNIEDYYLNPWELGYGSFVKFDHEFHGREALEKLNPAEQRKKVTLAWHPEDMAKIMASMFNPDGEAYKFFDVPLANYASSNYDRVVDADGKTVGLSMFTGFSYNEKQALSLATIDPAIPVGTELHVIWGEENGGTRKTTVEPHKQLAVRCIVSPVPYSRVAREAYAEGWRTGA